The proteins below come from a single Candidatus Flexicrinis affinis genomic window:
- a CDS encoding ATP-binding cassette domain-containing protein translates to MHIELRNITKRFGSLVANDAISLTLDSGQIVGVLGENGAGKSTLMKIVSGYQPADSGQIWLDGRRAPYSTPHGAIAAGIGMLHQDPLDVAAFTVIEDFALGFGGALDYAAARTQLGEVCGQLGFSLPPDAEIASLSIAQRQQLEMARLLALGVRTLILDEPTTGISAEQKDALFAALRKLAKQGVTILLVSHKLEDVLQLCDRAVVLRRGQLTGDVMLPVPHSELVTLMFGQAQPPLERRTTRRTSDRPALTLHDLTIVDHRLHIERFSLTVAPGEVIGVAGLDGSGQAPIMRAAVGLQPVVHGEITVGSQPLTGRSYRAFLAAGAAFGAAGRLEEGLVPGLSLTEHFALIDENSARIRWGRVRSRAQSQIDHYQIKGLPDSRIDSLSGGNQQRVLMAMLPERPTIMVLEQPTRGLDVESARWIWRQLLDRCEAGAGLIFSSDDLDEILNYSDRIVVCFAGRTSILDNTPELTTDDLGALIGGATA, encoded by the coding sequence ATGCATATCGAACTGCGGAACATCACCAAGCGCTTCGGGTCGCTGGTGGCCAACGACGCCATTAGCCTCACTCTCGACAGCGGCCAGATTGTCGGTGTGCTTGGCGAGAACGGCGCGGGCAAGTCGACGCTGATGAAGATCGTCAGCGGCTATCAACCGGCGGACAGCGGCCAGATCTGGCTGGATGGCCGGCGCGCGCCGTATTCTACGCCGCATGGCGCGATTGCAGCCGGCATCGGCATGCTGCACCAAGACCCGCTCGACGTTGCGGCCTTCACCGTTATCGAGGATTTCGCGCTCGGGTTTGGCGGTGCGCTCGACTACGCGGCCGCGCGTACGCAGCTTGGCGAAGTGTGCGGGCAGCTCGGCTTTTCGCTGCCGCCGGATGCCGAGATTGCGTCGCTCTCGATCGCACAGCGGCAGCAGCTCGAAATGGCGCGCCTGCTCGCGCTGGGCGTGCGTACACTGATCCTCGACGAACCGACCACCGGCATTAGCGCCGAGCAGAAGGACGCGCTGTTCGCCGCGCTGCGCAAACTCGCCAAGCAGGGCGTGACGATCCTGCTCGTCAGCCACAAACTCGAGGACGTGCTGCAGTTGTGCGATCGGGCGGTGGTTCTGCGGCGGGGCCAGCTTACCGGCGACGTCATGCTGCCGGTGCCGCATTCCGAGCTGGTCACGCTGATGTTCGGCCAAGCGCAGCCCCCGCTGGAACGACGCACGACCCGGCGTACCAGTGACCGCCCGGCGCTCACTCTGCACGATCTCACAATCGTCGACCACCGCCTGCACATTGAACGCTTCTCGCTGACGGTCGCCCCCGGCGAAGTGATCGGCGTCGCAGGCCTCGACGGCAGCGGGCAAGCGCCGATTATGCGCGCGGCTGTGGGCTTGCAGCCTGTCGTGCATGGCGAGATCACCGTTGGCTCGCAGCCCTTGACTGGAAGATCGTATCGCGCATTTCTCGCGGCGGGGGCAGCTTTTGGCGCGGCGGGACGGTTGGAGGAAGGCCTTGTACCGGGTCTTTCGCTGACCGAGCACTTCGCGCTCATCGACGAGAATTCCGCACGCATCCGGTGGGGGCGCGTCCGGTCTCGCGCGCAGAGTCAGATCGACCACTATCAAATCAAGGGGCTGCCGGATTCCCGCATCGACTCGCTGTCAGGCGGCAATCAACAGCGCGTGCTGATGGCGATGCTGCCCGAACGGCCCACGATCATGGTGCTGGAACAGCCGACGCGCGGCTTGGATGTCGAGTCGGCACGCTGGATCTGGAGACAACTGCTCGACCGCTGCGAAGCAGGCGCGGGACTGATCTTCAGCAGCGACGATCTGGATGAGATTCTGAATTACAGCGACCGCATCGTCGTGTGCTTTGCGGGTCGCACATCGATCCTCGACAATACGCCGGAGCTGACCACCGACGATCTGGGTGCCCTCATCGGCGGTGCTACGGCCTGA
- a CDS encoding LysE family transporter: MTALLTQAASFGFAAGTSFGSLHMLLMSVTLAQGWRYGLLIVLSPLLTDAPIIVLMVVLLSSLPPIFAPLLNIVGGVAVFFIAWRAYQSLRRPLSVEPAGSAKVTRETLLRGIVVNLLNPAPYIFWGTMTGPLLVEAFAISAVGGLLFLLAFYGVFLGLMTLFVVMFDRLRGVDVRLTRWLTMASLVVLAALGVQLILRGINGLSG, from the coding sequence TTGACCGCACTGCTGACACAAGCAGCGAGCTTTGGCTTTGCCGCCGGCACGAGCTTTGGCTCGCTGCACATGCTTCTGATGAGCGTGACGCTGGCGCAGGGCTGGCGTTACGGCTTGCTCATCGTCCTAAGCCCACTGCTGACCGACGCACCGATCATCGTGTTGATGGTCGTCCTGCTGAGCAGTCTGCCGCCGATCTTCGCGCCGCTGCTGAACATTGTCGGCGGTGTCGCGGTGTTTTTTATCGCGTGGCGTGCGTATCAGTCGCTGCGGCGGCCCCTGTCCGTTGAGCCGGCGGGCAGCGCGAAAGTCACGCGGGAGACGCTGCTGCGGGGTATTGTCGTCAACTTGCTCAACCCCGCGCCGTACATCTTTTGGGGAACGATGACCGGGCCGCTGTTGGTCGAGGCGTTCGCGATCTCGGCCGTGGGCGGGCTGTTGTTCCTGCTGGCGTTCTATGGCGTCTTCCTCGGCCTAATGACGCTGTTCGTCGTGATGTTCGACCGGCTGCGCGGGGTTGACGTACGCTTAACCCGCTGGCTGACGATGGCGTCGCTGGTGGTGCTGGCGGCGCTCGGCGTGCAGCTCATCCTGCGCGGAATCAACGGACTGTCGGGTTGA
- a CDS encoding BMP family ABC transporter substrate-binding protein produces MLRKLVLGAVLSVLLVIAIAPAGAQDEFVFGMVLVGPRDDRGWSQAHYEGGVYVEENVAGARMLVFESLNAADKPEATLADVVSLFVEEGAKVIFTTSDAFEEDTAAVAPMYPDVVFINVSGDDVLAGTAPANLGNLMAMMEWPRLIAGCAAALTSETGKLGYVGPLINGETLRVSSSAYLGAKHCWEQKGGDPEAFEFAVTWIGFWFAIPTVTLDVTEESNRFFDSGADVVLSGVDTAEMVQVAAQRQADGQNVFAVPYNSIAGCTQAPEACLGVPFYNWGPSYAGIVEAVQAGTWEQSWDWVPPVWDEISDPESSTITGFYYGEGLSEENRALLEAFVAEVVAYATDEANEGSMYLWQGPLALQDGTVLAEEGENVSLEDIWYLPQLLDGMIGSSE; encoded by the coding sequence ATGCTGCGTAAGCTGGTGTTGGGTGCTGTATTGTCGGTGCTGCTTGTCATTGCGATTGCCCCGGCAGGCGCACAGGACGAATTCGTGTTCGGCATGGTGCTGGTCGGGCCGAGAGACGACCGTGGATGGAGCCAAGCCCACTATGAGGGCGGCGTGTATGTCGAGGAGAACGTCGCCGGTGCGCGTATGCTGGTGTTCGAAAGCCTGAACGCTGCCGACAAGCCCGAGGCGACCCTCGCCGATGTCGTCAGCCTGTTTGTCGAGGAGGGCGCAAAGGTCATCTTCACGACCTCCGACGCGTTCGAGGAGGATACCGCCGCCGTTGCGCCGATGTATCCGGACGTCGTGTTCATCAACGTGTCTGGCGACGATGTGCTGGCAGGCACCGCCCCGGCCAATCTCGGCAACCTGATGGCGATGATGGAGTGGCCGCGCCTGATCGCGGGCTGCGCCGCCGCGCTGACCAGCGAGACGGGCAAGCTCGGTTACGTCGGACCGCTGATCAATGGCGAAACGCTGCGGGTGTCGTCGTCGGCATACCTCGGCGCGAAGCACTGCTGGGAGCAGAAGGGTGGCGATCCTGAGGCGTTCGAATTCGCCGTGACGTGGATCGGTTTCTGGTTCGCGATTCCAACGGTGACGTTGGATGTGACCGAAGAGTCCAACCGCTTCTTCGACAGCGGCGCAGACGTCGTCCTCAGCGGCGTCGACACGGCCGAAATGGTGCAGGTCGCCGCGCAGCGTCAGGCCGATGGCCAGAACGTATTCGCCGTGCCATACAACAGCATCGCGGGCTGCACGCAGGCGCCTGAGGCGTGTCTCGGCGTGCCGTTCTACAACTGGGGTCCGTCGTACGCCGGGATCGTGGAAGCGGTTCAGGCCGGAACGTGGGAACAGTCGTGGGATTGGGTGCCGCCGGTGTGGGACGAAATCTCCGACCCGGAAAGCAGCACCATCACCGGCTTCTACTACGGCGAGGGCCTGAGCGAAGAGAACCGCGCGCTGCTGGAAGCGTTCGTGGCGGAGGTCGTGGCATACGCGACCGACGAGGCCAACGAGGGTTCCATGTATCTGTGGCAAGGTCCGTTGGCGCTGCAAGACGGCACCGTGCTGGCCGAAGAGGGCGAGAACGTGTCGCTTGAGGACATTTGGTATCTGCCGCAGCTTCTCGACGGCATGATCGGCTCCAGCGAATAA
- a CDS encoding LLM class flavin-dependent oxidoreductase, translating into MRYAVSLPAFGRYSDPHQLASLARRAEDAGWDAFFIWDHVIFDPTFNPMADPWVALAAVALSTTRIRLGTMVTPVPRRRPWKLARETVSLDRLSGGRLIFGAGLGDPVQWDYGWFDEDQDAKIRAAKLDEGLDILTGLWTGEMFSYQGQQYRIAPMRFEPTPVQQPRIPIWIGGTYDKLAPQRRAARFDGYVPLKWGEQLTLDEWAAIQTYIGARRTSDSPFDFVHGGTSTGTRVDGTPHDTGDYAAAGVTWWVESVDPWRFGHSYEAPIPEEAYGQMEARITAGPPK; encoded by the coding sequence ATGCGCTATGCTGTCTCTCTCCCTGCGTTTGGTCGTTATAGTGACCCGCACCAGCTTGCCAGCCTCGCGAGACGTGCCGAGGATGCCGGATGGGATGCCTTCTTCATCTGGGATCACGTGATCTTCGACCCGACATTCAACCCGATGGCCGACCCGTGGGTCGCGCTCGCCGCCGTCGCGTTAAGCACGACGCGCATCCGTCTCGGCACGATGGTGACACCTGTCCCGCGCCGGCGGCCATGGAAGCTGGCGCGCGAGACCGTCTCGCTTGACCGCTTGTCCGGTGGACGGCTGATTTTCGGTGCCGGACTGGGTGATCCCGTGCAGTGGGATTACGGGTGGTTTGACGAGGACCAGGACGCCAAAATTCGCGCGGCCAAGCTCGACGAGGGTCTGGACATCCTCACCGGCCTATGGACAGGCGAGATGTTTAGCTATCAGGGTCAGCAGTACCGGATAGCGCCGATGCGGTTCGAGCCGACTCCCGTGCAGCAGCCCCGCATCCCCATCTGGATCGGCGGCACCTATGACAAACTCGCCCCGCAGCGGCGCGCTGCCCGTTTCGACGGCTATGTCCCGCTGAAGTGGGGTGAGCAGCTCACACTGGATGAATGGGCGGCAATACAGACTTACATCGGTGCGCGCCGCACATCGGACTCACCGTTCGACTTTGTTCACGGCGGGACGTCCACCGGAACGCGCGTGGACGGCACGCCTCACGACACCGGTGACTACGCGGCTGCCGGTGTCACATGGTGGGTCGAAAGTGTCGACCCGTGGCGGTTCGGCCACAGCTACGAAGCGCCAATTCCGGAGGAGGCGTACGGGCAGATGGAAGCGCGCATCACGGCGGGGCCGCCCAAGTGA
- a CDS encoding twin-arginine translocase TatA/TatE family subunit: protein MKPGLPELLIILVIVLVVFGAGRIRRVFGELGGGIAEFRKGLKEGSPEEQKLPEDEKVIQK, encoded by the coding sequence ATGAAGCCCGGTCTTCCTGAGCTGTTGATCATTCTGGTCATCGTGTTGGTCGTGTTTGGCGCGGGCCGCATCCGCCGCGTGTTCGGTGAACTCGGCGGTGGGATTGCGGAATTCCGCAAAGGTCTGAAGGAAGGCTCGCCCGAAGAGCAGAAGCTTCCCGAAGACGAGAAGGTCATCCAGAAGTAA
- a CDS encoding FHA domain-containing protein, with translation MKKAYGRLDIFWPDGRVETALLTDDVTDVGRLGNSQVVVDHDGVDASHLRLSRTKQGAMLHALTQKFETFVDGVAVKPGTSVPLNGGEEFQLGSLRVVFRVVDDTPTLPMIPAVDDTQRIVSESAPFRIELQLPHITVVPGAYISVELSVSNTGRESERFTIDVQGVPQSWVRVNRPAVVVDSGDTSLILINLRPIRHSDSRPGNYPVQVTVTPDRDPRAALRAMLTVRIQPFNGLGIALSASRVNSGSNFRLHLHNHGSAPLALRLTAQDTHGKLNLRLSQTFAQLGPGERIVVGGSAALKEKRAFGIDVEHAFVITAHADAQPYFTVAVPGKVVDHPPLPAWSRLAAVAGALLAILLIAYGVWGLLANRTVTPVITTFAAQPTEVVRGQPVELTWDVRDAQRVALIRDGGEPQVLDEPGAGSWTIDSNILPSLSTFVLIAMNGSQQVDATVQVSVYTPAVVETLSVEPGLVFRNVIQDLTIRWSAMGFSGTPVLRGLESLGLPPEIPLAPEQTALSTGPILPQTDFTVRIVVMDERGTEVERTEDVRLTDPQCTTIRGDVPLLIAPDDGAAVLMRLPPGVASIVDGRTSSGDFLSVRIDNGATAWAHTEDFVCPTDLFRVMNLREVVVAPFTPAPTVTREPPPLTIVPTPLPTQTPTNTPTSPPPSATPSPLPTASATVGG, from the coding sequence TTGAAGAAAGCCTACGGACGGCTCGACATCTTCTGGCCGGACGGCCGGGTTGAGACGGCCCTGCTGACGGACGATGTCACCGATGTCGGGCGGCTGGGTAATTCCCAAGTCGTCGTCGACCATGACGGCGTGGATGCAAGCCATTTGCGTTTGAGCCGCACCAAGCAGGGTGCGATGCTGCATGCCCTGACGCAGAAATTCGAAACGTTTGTCGATGGCGTCGCAGTTAAGCCCGGCACCTCGGTACCGCTCAACGGCGGCGAGGAGTTCCAGCTCGGGTCGCTGCGCGTGGTTTTTCGAGTCGTTGACGACACGCCGACGCTGCCGATGATCCCGGCCGTGGACGACACGCAGCGCATCGTCAGCGAGAGCGCGCCGTTCCGCATCGAGCTTCAGCTTCCGCATATCACGGTCGTCCCCGGCGCGTACATCTCGGTCGAACTCAGTGTGAGCAACACGGGGCGCGAGAGCGAACGCTTTACGATCGATGTGCAGGGCGTCCCACAGAGTTGGGTGCGCGTCAACCGTCCGGCGGTCGTCGTTGATTCGGGCGATACCAGCCTCATCCTGATCAACCTGCGCCCGATCCGGCACAGCGACAGCCGCCCCGGCAACTACCCGGTGCAAGTCACCGTCACGCCAGACCGCGATCCGCGCGCCGCCCTGCGGGCCATGCTCACTGTGCGGATTCAGCCGTTCAACGGGCTGGGAATCGCGCTGAGCGCCAGCCGGGTCAACAGCGGCTCGAACTTCCGTCTTCACTTGCACAACCACGGCAGTGCGCCGCTGGCCCTGCGGCTCACCGCACAGGACACGCACGGCAAGCTCAACCTGCGCCTTTCGCAGACCTTTGCGCAGCTCGGGCCGGGCGAACGTATCGTCGTCGGCGGGTCGGCCGCGCTGAAAGAGAAGCGCGCTTTCGGTATCGATGTCGAGCACGCGTTTGTGATCACCGCCCATGCCGATGCCCAACCGTATTTCACGGTCGCCGTGCCGGGCAAGGTTGTCGACCACCCGCCGCTGCCTGCGTGGAGCAGGCTCGCCGCGGTCGCCGGTGCGCTGCTGGCCATTCTGCTGATCGCGTATGGCGTGTGGGGCCTGCTGGCCAACCGTACCGTGACGCCGGTCATTACCACATTCGCGGCGCAGCCTACCGAAGTCGTGCGCGGCCAGCCCGTCGAACTGACGTGGGATGTGCGGGACGCACAGCGCGTTGCGCTGATCCGCGACGGAGGCGAGCCGCAGGTGCTCGACGAACCGGGCGCGGGGTCGTGGACGATCGACTCGAACATCCTGCCGTCCCTGTCGACATTCGTGCTGATCGCGATGAACGGGAGCCAGCAGGTCGACGCTACAGTGCAAGTGTCCGTCTACACGCCGGCCGTGGTTGAGACGCTCAGCGTGGAGCCCGGCCTCGTGTTCCGCAACGTAATCCAAGACCTGACGATTCGCTGGTCGGCCATGGGCTTCAGCGGCACGCCGGTGCTGCGTGGTCTCGAATCGCTGGGGCTGCCGCCTGAGATCCCGCTGGCGCCCGAACAGACCGCGCTCTCGACCGGGCCGATTCTGCCGCAGACCGATTTCACCGTGCGAATTGTCGTGATGGACGAGCGCGGGACGGAGGTCGAACGCACCGAAGACGTGCGCCTTACCGATCCACAGTGTACGACCATCCGCGGTGACGTGCCGCTGCTGATCGCGCCGGACGATGGCGCGGCGGTGTTGATGCGCCTGCCGCCCGGTGTGGCGTCGATCGTCGACGGCCGCACGTCGTCGGGGGACTTCCTTTCAGTGCGGATCGACAACGGTGCGACCGCATGGGCGCACACGGAGGACTTTGTGTGCCCGACCGATTTGTTCCGCGTGATGAACTTGCGGGAGGTTGTCGTCGCGCCGTTTACGCCGGCACCGACCGTCACCCGCGAGCCGCCGCCGCTGACGATCGTGCCGACCCCACTGCCCACGCAAACGCCGACCAACACGCCGACTTCACCGCCCCCATCGGCGACACCTTCACCGCTTCCGACAGCATCGGCGACGGTCGGCGGCTGA
- the recF gene encoding DNA replication/repair protein RecF: MQLAYLSLTNFRNYARLETALPNSALVLHGENAQGKTNFLESIYYLATMHSPYTSIDRHLLHWATEDEPLPYARVSADVQTRRARERLEVTLMIENGPDGSPRFRKVVKVNGVEKRVGQAVGVVTVVLFLPRDLALIEGAPADRRRFMDVTLSQIVPDYAEALDQYERTLPQRNALLRRIGEGVSQPKELAYWDEQLVEAGARLIAGRQMFLRELEIEAQRVHYDLTGRLETLTLRYQPSFVPTAEGDGQRSFEVLGFDLHREVSAAEVAPQFAEQLELERGESIRRGVTLSGPHRDELRILINERDAGLYGSRGQARTAVLALKLAERAWMGHRAGETPILLLDDVAAELDAKRREYLLERVQDAGQTLITTAELSIFPDSFLGRVPVWTVEAGRIRKPSSA; the protein is encoded by the coding sequence ATGCAACTGGCTTATCTTTCGCTGACGAACTTCCGCAACTATGCCCGTTTGGAGACGGCCCTGCCCAACTCCGCGCTGGTGCTGCACGGCGAGAATGCGCAAGGCAAGACGAACTTTCTCGAGTCGATCTACTATCTGGCGACGATGCACTCGCCCTATACGTCGATCGACCGGCACCTGCTGCATTGGGCGACCGAAGACGAGCCGTTGCCGTACGCACGCGTCTCCGCCGACGTGCAGACGCGCCGCGCCCGTGAACGGCTCGAGGTCACGCTGATGATCGAGAACGGGCCGGATGGTTCGCCGCGCTTTCGCAAAGTCGTCAAGGTCAACGGCGTCGAGAAGCGAGTGGGTCAGGCTGTCGGCGTCGTGACGGTGGTGCTGTTCCTGCCGCGCGATCTTGCGCTGATCGAAGGCGCGCCTGCCGACCGCCGCCGCTTCATGGACGTGACGCTCAGCCAGATCGTGCCGGATTACGCGGAGGCGCTCGACCAGTACGAGCGGACGCTGCCGCAGCGCAACGCCTTGCTGCGGCGCATTGGCGAGGGCGTGTCTCAGCCGAAGGAACTGGCCTATTGGGACGAGCAGTTGGTCGAGGCCGGCGCGCGGCTGATCGCCGGGCGGCAGATGTTTCTGCGGGAACTGGAGATCGAAGCCCAGCGCGTGCATTACGACCTGACGGGCCGGCTCGAAACGCTCACACTGCGCTATCAGCCGAGCTTCGTACCGACCGCCGAAGGCGATGGCCAGCGCTCGTTCGAGGTGCTGGGGTTCGACTTGCACCGCGAGGTCTCGGCGGCCGAGGTCGCGCCGCAGTTCGCCGAGCAGCTCGAACTGGAACGCGGCGAGTCGATTCGGCGTGGCGTGACCCTCAGCGGGCCGCACCGCGACGAACTGCGCATCCTCATCAACGAGCGCGACGCGGGCCTGTACGGAAGCCGCGGGCAGGCCCGTACTGCCGTGCTAGCGCTCAAGCTGGCCGAGCGTGCGTGGATGGGTCACCGCGCCGGCGAAACGCCGATCCTGCTGCTAGACGATGTGGCGGCGGAACTGGACGCCAAGCGCCGCGAGTACCTGCTAGAGCGCGTGCAGGATGCCGGCCAGACGCTCATCACAACCGCCGAACTCAGCATTTTCCCGGACAGTTTTCTCGGCCGTGTGCCGGTGTGGACGGTCGAGGCCGGCCGCATCCGCAAGCCGTCATCCGCTTAG
- a CDS encoding class I SAM-dependent methyltransferase, protein MTEQTDKSVVFDRATAFYDQTRGFPPGVDQQAADLMARLGGITGESVVAEIGVGTGRLALPLARHTGPYLGFDLSSGMMSVLRQKHAAYGAPDVRLALADVTRLPLRSQSLDAAVLVHILHLVSEPEQAAIELRRVVKPGGIAIVGWNRSYEHGLEAMSEAWEAATGEQWRRWRKGEDNRDTGAVVLEQNGWTEATSGVLEFTTTLTPRTKLDRYRGRIYSSMWKMDDETWQAGVTAVEDIVARQYPDPDRSFEVSHEFHVAVFRP, encoded by the coding sequence GTGACCGAACAAACGGACAAGAGCGTCGTCTTCGACCGCGCGACCGCCTTCTACGACCAGACGCGCGGATTCCCGCCGGGCGTCGATCAGCAAGCCGCCGACTTGATGGCCCGCTTGGGCGGCATCACCGGCGAGTCGGTCGTCGCAGAGATCGGTGTCGGCACGGGGAGGCTTGCGCTTCCGCTGGCGCGTCATACCGGGCCGTATCTCGGCTTCGACCTGTCCAGCGGCATGATGTCGGTGCTGCGGCAGAAGCACGCCGCCTACGGCGCGCCCGATGTCCGCCTCGCGCTTGCCGACGTAACCCGGCTACCGCTGCGGTCGCAGTCATTGGACGCGGCGGTTCTAGTGCATATCCTGCATCTGGTCTCGGAACCAGAGCAGGCTGCGATCGAACTGCGTCGCGTTGTGAAGCCCGGAGGGATCGCGATTGTCGGCTGGAATCGCAGCTACGAGCACGGGTTGGAGGCGATGAGCGAAGCGTGGGAAGCCGCCACCGGCGAGCAGTGGCGGCGTTGGCGAAAAGGAGAAGACAATCGCGACACCGGCGCGGTCGTCCTCGAGCAAAATGGGTGGACGGAAGCGACATCCGGCGTTCTGGAATTCACGACGACCCTGACGCCGCGCACTAAACTCGATCGCTATCGCGGGCGCATCTACTCGTCGATGTGGAAGATGGATGACGAGACGTGGCAGGCAGGCGTCACTGCTGTCGAGGACATCGTCGCCCGGCAGTACCCCGACCCTGACCGTTCGTTCGAGGTCAGCCACGAGTTTCACGTCGCGGTGTTCAGGCCGTAG
- a CDS encoding endonuclease/exonuclease/phosphatase family protein — protein sequence MQRDLPVTSNRSGRGWLYHLFGMMALVYGIGVSIPLAVNLVIGEGWPVIALYNTFAHFAWLPAFGLLAVAVVWRRWSLAGLMLVPVVAFMVIFGVRYLRPASAAASLVLPQNDAITISVMTYNILSRGGSYADTLRIIEESDADVVAVQELGFAAADFLADGLRERYPFAALHPHEVGVNGQGLFSRFPILESQFWQAPGILGAQSAIVVVEVAGRSVEVALHNIHTRHPVSGGFGFDPQRRIVGVDAVLAHVAADTAEHRILLGDFNMPELSSDYARISAAWMDAFGLHGRGLGLTFRPRLSWFGGLAIPILRIDYIFVDGPIAVQSAHVVADTGGSDHRAVVSQLVLMTGDPPGTTGL from the coding sequence ATGCAGCGAGATCTGCCGGTGACGTCGAACCGTTCGGGGCGCGGTTGGCTCTATCACCTGTTCGGCATGATGGCGCTCGTCTACGGGATTGGTGTGTCGATACCGCTGGCTGTCAACCTCGTTATCGGCGAGGGGTGGCCGGTCATCGCGCTCTACAATACCTTCGCGCATTTCGCGTGGCTGCCCGCGTTCGGCCTGCTGGCGGTCGCCGTGGTGTGGCGGCGCTGGTCGTTGGCCGGGTTGATGCTCGTCCCTGTCGTGGCGTTCATGGTGATATTCGGTGTCCGCTACCTGCGGCCCGCGTCTGCCGCCGCATCGCTTGTTCTGCCCCAAAATGATGCGATTACGATCTCAGTGATGACGTACAACATCCTGTCGCGCGGCGGCAGCTACGCCGATACACTCCGGATCATCGAGGAATCCGACGCCGATGTCGTCGCGGTGCAAGAGCTGGGGTTCGCCGCGGCCGACTTCCTTGCCGACGGACTGCGCGAGCGCTACCCGTTTGCCGCGCTGCATCCGCACGAAGTGGGCGTCAACGGACAAGGGCTGTTCAGCCGCTTTCCCATTCTCGAAAGCCAATTCTGGCAAGCGCCGGGAATCCTCGGCGCGCAGTCCGCGATCGTCGTGGTCGAGGTCGCGGGTCGATCCGTCGAGGTCGCGCTGCACAACATCCACACGCGGCATCCAGTCTCGGGCGGGTTCGGGTTCGACCCGCAGCGGCGCATCGTCGGAGTCGACGCCGTCCTCGCGCACGTCGCCGCCGACACGGCCGAACATCGCATTCTGTTGGGCGATTTCAACATGCCGGAGCTGAGCAGCGACTACGCCCGCATCAGCGCGGCGTGGATGGATGCCTTTGGCCTGCACGGGCGCGGGCTGGGCCTGACGTTCCGACCCCGCCTATCGTGGTTCGGCGGGCTGGCGATCCCCATTCTGCGAATCGACTACATCTTCGTCGACGGCCCGATCGCGGTGCAGTCTGCGCACGTCGTGGCGGACACGGGCGGCAGCGATCACCGTGCCGTCGTGAGCCAGTTGGTCCTGATGACGGGCGACCCGCCGGGCACGACCGGCCTTTGA
- a CDS encoding DUF1992 domain-containing protein, translated as MDWESGLDELVRRAIGDGSNLPNAGKRLELDDPYTPDELKLAHKLLKDNDLTPGWILEGRELDDLLAQARQRLVKVLTPGGSLPESISADIAALNKRVLAYNLKAPPGIAHKRLIDIAMERRRLTSG; from the coding sequence ATGGACTGGGAATCAGGCTTGGACGAACTCGTCCGGCGCGCGATCGGCGATGGATCGAATCTACCGAACGCTGGCAAGCGCCTCGAACTGGACGACCCGTATACCCCGGACGAGCTCAAGTTAGCACACAAGCTGTTGAAAGACAACGACCTTACGCCGGGGTGGATCCTCGAAGGTCGGGAGTTGGACGATCTGCTGGCGCAGGCGCGGCAGCGGTTGGTGAAGGTCTTGACGCCGGGGGGTTCCCTACCAGAATCAATCAGCGCCGACATCGCGGCGCTGAACAAACGGGTGCTTGCCTACAACCTTAAAGCGCCGCCCGGCATCGCGCACAAACGGCTAATCGACATCGCGATGGAACGTCGTCGTCTTACTTCTGGATGA
- a CDS encoding GNAT family N-acetyltransferase: MSITLHVRPGLIVRPLVADDAEALYAVVDANRAYLRQWLTWLDDTHGPDDVRNFIETGTTQWSRDDGYQGGIILDGTPVGTIGMHYVNRKNRSTEFGYWLAETHGKKGIMTDVARVFVDDAFRRWDLNRVEIRTASGNVRSQAVALRLGFKLEGVLREIFNHYGTLLDMHVYGMLRREWNALRL; encoded by the coding sequence ATGTCGATTACTCTTCACGTCCGGCCCGGTCTGATCGTCCGCCCGCTTGTCGCTGACGACGCCGAGGCGCTGTATGCGGTCGTCGATGCCAACCGTGCCTACTTGCGGCAGTGGCTGACCTGGCTCGACGACACGCACGGCCCCGACGACGTGCGCAACTTCATCGAGACTGGCACGACGCAGTGGTCACGCGACGATGGTTATCAAGGGGGCATCATCCTCGACGGGACGCCGGTCGGCACGATCGGGATGCATTACGTCAATCGCAAGAACAGGTCGACCGAGTTCGGCTATTGGCTGGCGGAGACGCACGGCAAGAAGGGCATCATGACCGACGTCGCGCGCGTCTTCGTTGACGATGCGTTCCGGCGCTGGGACTTGAACCGTGTCGAAATCCGCACTGCGTCCGGCAACGTGCGCAGTCAGGCGGTCGCGCTGCGGCTCGGGTTCAAGCTGGAAGGCGTGCTGCGCGAGATCTTCAATCACTACGGGACGCTGCTGGACATGCACGTGTACGGCATGCTGCGCCGCGAGTGGAACGCGCTGAGACTATGA